A genomic window from Salvelinus namaycush isolate Seneca chromosome 5, SaNama_1.0, whole genome shotgun sequence includes:
- the LOC120047515 gene encoding E3 ubiquitin-protein ligase RNF4-like → MSSTTQRKRRTGVPSSSRRTAKSSRVTTTSVRPPAAASAAVPETIDVLESSRTTSEEVVDLTCEGSELTVVDLTNNDSVVVVDEGPHGRREADSESYVLSSDEEEDTNGGLSADLLSSLQASSRARSTPGTVSCPVCMDAYAEIIESGRLVVSTKCGHLFCSHCLRDSLLRSHTCPTCRKKLTQKQCHPIYI, encoded by the exons ATGAGCAGTACA ACACAGAGGAAAAGAAGGACTGGAGTCCCCTCAAGTTCCAGACGCACGGCCAAGAGTAGCAGAGTCACCACAACCAGTGTGCGACCTCCTGCTGCAGCATCAGCAGCAGTCCCAGAGACCATTGATGTGCTGGAGAGCAGCAGGACTACTA GTGAGGAGGTGGTGGACTTGACATGTGAAGGTTCTGAGTTGACTGTGGTTGACTTGACCAACAATGATTCTGTGGTG GTTGTCGATGAAG GGCCTCATGGCAGACGTGAAGCTGACAGTGAGAGTTACGTACTTAgcagtgatgaggaggaggatactAATGGAGGCCTCAGTGCcgacctcctgtcctctctacagGCCAGCAGTAGAGCCAG GTCTACTCCAGGGACAGTCAGCTGCCCAGTGTGTATGGACGCCTATGCTGAG ATCATTGAAAGTGGGAGACTAGTAGTCTCCACAAAATGTGGTCACCTGTTCTGCAGTCACTGCCTCCGTGACTCACTGTTGAGATCCCACACTTGCCCAACCTGTAGAAAGAAACTGACCCAGAAGCAATGCCACCCCATATACATCTGA